One window of Lagenorhynchus albirostris chromosome 16, mLagAlb1.1, whole genome shotgun sequence genomic DNA carries:
- the PHYHIPL gene encoding phytanoyl-CoA hydroxylase-interacting protein-like, which yields MEVPRLDHALSSPTSPCEEVIKNLSLEAIQLCDRDGNKSQDSGIAEMEELPVPHNIKISNITCDSFKISWEMDSKSKDRITHYFIDLNKKENKNSNKFKHKDVPTKLVAKAVPLPMTVRGHWFLSPRTEYTVAVQTASKQVDGDYVVSEWSEIIEFCTADYSKVHLTQLLEKAEVIAGRMLKFSVFYRNQHKEYFDYIREHHGNAMQPSVKDNSGSHGSPISGKLEGIFFSCSTEFNTGKPPQDSPYGRYRFEITAEKLFNPNTNLYFGDFYCMYTAYHYVILVIAPVGSPGDEFCKQRLPQLNSKDNKFLTCREEDGMLVYHHAQDVILEVIYTDPVDLSLGTVAEITGHQLMSLSTANAKKDPSCKTCNISVGR from the exons GAAACAAATCACAAGACAGTGGCATAGCAGAGATGGAAGAACTTCCCGTACCACATAACATCAAAATAAGCAACATTACGTGTGACTCATTCAAGATTTCATGGGAAATGGATTCAAAATCAAAAGACCGTATTACACACTATTTCATTGACCTCAATAAGAAAGAGAACAAGAACTCCAATAAATTTAAACACAAG GATGTTCCAACAAAACTGGTGGCAAAAGCTGTTCCCTTGCCGATGACTGTCCGTGGACACTGGTTTTTGAGCCCAAGAACTGAGTATACAGTAGCAGTGCAGACCGCCTCAAAACAAGTTGATGGTGATTATGTTGTGTCTGAATGGAGTGAAATTATAGAATTCTGCACAGCAG actATTCAAAAGTTCATCTAACACAACTGTTGGAGAAGGCCGAAGTGATTGCAGGACGGAtgcttaaattttctgttttttatcgTAACCAGCACAAAGAATATTTTGACTATATTCG AGAACATCATGGGAATGCTATGCAGCCCTCTGTCAAGGATAACAGTGGTAGCCATGGCTCTCCTATCAGTGGAAAATTAGAAGGCATCTTCTTCAGCTGCAGCACTGAATTCAATACTGGGAAGCCACCCCAGGATTCACCTTATGGAAGATACAGGTTTGAGATTACAGCAGAAAAACTTTTTAACCCCAATACTAACTTATACTTTGGGGACTTCTACTGTATGTACACTGCTTATCATTATGTGATTCTTGTCATTGCCCCTGTGGGATCACCAGGAGATGAATTTTGTAAGCAGCGCCTTCCTCAACTAAATTCCAAGGATAATAAATTTTTGACCTGCAGAGAAGAAGATGGGATGCTGGTTTACCACCATGCCCAGGATGTCATTTTAGAAGTCATTTACACTGACCCTGTGGATCTTTCTCTAGGCACTGTGGCAGAAATCACTGGTCATCAGCTTATGAGTTTATCTACTGCAAATGCAAAGAAAGATCCCAGCTGCAAAACCTGTAATATTAGTGTTGGACGTTAA